In the genome of Palleronia sp. LCG004, the window GGGCTCAGAGCGGACATGCGGCGGTGCGGCACTCAGAGATCACCAGTAAGGCGGCCCCACCGACGCTCCCGGCCCACTACGGACATTCACGGCCGCTCTCGATGCGGCAGCGCGCCCGCCGAACCGGCCGTTCGCCGCGGTTGCAAAGCATTACGGCAGCCGAACTCACACTTCGCGGGACGAAGCGGGCTTTCGCATGCTGAACTGAAGTCTGCACCCGACCAAGTATCCGGCGAAACGGGCGCAAGCTCAGCCCTCGACCTTGCCCCAGTGGTATACCCCGTGTAGGTATTAGTTCATGCGTATGATCGGTATCTTGGTTACGGCCCTGATTACTATGCCCCATTCCTACGTGACCGCCATTCGAGGCAGCGTAGCCGCGGACGAAATGGTCCACCGAACCGGATCATGAGGTTCGTTGCGATTATCATCGTAGTGGCCGCGGGCCGCGGGCCTCGGCCTCGGTGCTGTGGCGAGCGGATCGGCGGGGCCGGATGCGCCTGCCTTGCACCTCGAAGTTCCTTCGATCGTGGCGGAGGGGGCGAAGATCTACGCGGCTGAATGCGCCGTATGTCATGGCGTCAATCTGGAAGGGCAGCCCAATTGGCGTGTGCGTGGACCCGATGGGCTGCTACCGGCACCGCCCCATGACGAAACGGGGCATACCTGGCACCACGACGGCGAGACGCTGTTCAACCTGACCAAGTACGGGCTGGGCGAAATGATCGGCGATCCGGACTACGAGTCCGCCATGCCCGCCTTCGATTATGTTCTGACGGAGGCGGAGATCGCCGCCGTCCTGAGCTACATCAAATCCACGTGGCCCTCCGACATCCGCCCGCCACGAGGCGACGGCGCGCTAACGAAGCATCTCTCGGGCCTCACCCTTGGGCCTTTTGCAGCAGGGCGATCAGTTCGTTGAACTTCTCGCGCTGCGCGTCGGGGCCTTCCGCGATCGCCTCTTCGACGCAGTGCCTGGCGTGGTTCTCGAGGACCAGCCGCTCCACCGCCTTGAGCGCCGATCGGACCGCCGCGGTCTGAGCCAGGATGTCGACACAGTAGCGATCCTCCTCGACCATGCGCGCGACGCCGCGCACCTGGCCTTCCAGCCGCGAGAGCCTGTCGAGCGTGCGCTGCTTGTCCTGCTTCATATCTGTCTCCTGTCTCTACCGGGCGCTGCAAGTGCGCTTGAATATACCCCTATAGGGTATATATGCGAGCCTATCCCGATTACGAACGTCCATTCGCACGGACTAGGAGGCTCTACCATGAGTACGGCTGATATCGACGGCCCCGAAGCCGCTCGCGCCGCGAGCCGCGGCATTGGCAAGACGGCTTCGCTCTATCGCATGGCCATGCCCGGCCATCTCTGTCCCTTCGGCCTGAAGTCGAAAGCGCTGCTGGAATGGAAGGGATACAGGGTCGACGACCACCTCCTGACGAGCCGCCCAGAGATCGACGCCTTTAAGGAAGCTCATGGCGTGCAGACGACGCCGCAGGCCTGGATCGACGGCGATCGCGTTGGTGGGTTCAGCGAGTTGAAGGAGCGGTTCGGCTTCCGCGTCCTCGGCAAAGACGACACGACCTATGCGCCGGTGATCGCCATCTTCGGCTCGATGGCACTGCTTTCCGCGGCAATCGTCGCAAACCTCTATGACGGCTTCCCGGTCCTGACGTGGCTAATGTGGTTCTTCGCCACCTCGATGGTCGCCCTCGCCGTGCAGAAGCTGCAGGATGTGGGAGGCTTCGTAAGCGGCTTCTTGGGCTATGACCTGCTGGCGCGACGCTATGTCCCCTATGGCTATGCCTATCCGTTCCTCGAACTCTATGCCGGCATCGGCATGGCCGCCCTCATCGGCACAGCCTCGCCGCTGATCTGGGCCGTGGCGCCCGTGGGCCTCTTCATCGGGACGATCGGCGCAATCAGCGTCATCAAGGCCGTCTGTATCGACAAGCGCGAGCTGAAATGCGCCTGTGTCGGGGGCGGATCGAACGTGCCGCTGGGCTTCATCTCCCTGACCGAGAACCTTGTCATGATGGCCATGGGGATCTGGATGATCGCCAACGTCCTGACCGGCACGACGATGCCCACGTAGATCGGCAAGGCGACAGCGTCGCCGGACCCGGCTACTCCCCGCCCCCTAGATCCAGGACAGTAACGACAATGAAGACCGCGACGATCAGGGACGGCACCGGGGGCTCGACCGGGTCCCGTCAGAAAGCGTATTCTGCGAAACCTTTGTCATGACAATGCTGACCCGGTGCCTTTCCATCATGCTCCTCGGCGCGATGATCCTGACGGGATCGTTGGCACAGGCGCATACCGCGGTCATGGGCCACATGCTTGGCTCGCGCGTCCAGGCGTTGGATTACGGAAATCACTTGCCCGATGAAACCGACCGCACTTGCAACACCGAGCCGTGCGAGATCTGCGGTGCGGCGCTCTCCGGTGATTGCGCGGCCGCTCTCTGCCATCCCGATCTGATCGTTGGGAGCCGGGACACCCCTACAGAAGGGACAAAGGTCCTCCATCATTTGAGCTCGGCCGCCGACCGGCCGGGTATGAGCGCGGAGGTCCAGCCCCCTCCGCCCCGGCATCTTCTGCAGGAGACCCAGAGATCGTTCCCACAGGAGATAATATGATGAAGATTCAAACGACCCTCGCCGCAAGCGCCCTGCTCGCTCTTGCCCTCGCCGCCCCAGCAATGGCGCAGAACGCGGACATGTTCGGACTGCCAGAGCAATGTTCCGACATGCCGGTATCGGAGATGAGCGGTACAGAAAGATCGAACAACATGATGAATCATGGCTCGGATCACGACATGGGCATGAGCGCCGGCGACGATCACGGCGGCATGATGCCCGATCACGTCCGAGAGAACATGCAAAGG includes:
- a CDS encoding glutaredoxin encodes the protein MSTADIDGPEAARAASRGIGKTASLYRMAMPGHLCPFGLKSKALLEWKGYRVDDHLLTSRPEIDAFKEAHGVQTTPQAWIDGDRVGGFSELKERFGFRVLGKDDTTYAPVIAIFGSMALLSAAIVANLYDGFPVLTWLMWFFATSMVALAVQKLQDVGGFVSGFLGYDLLARRYVPYGYAYPFLELYAGIGMAALIGTASPLIWAVAPVGLFIGTIGAISVIKAVCIDKRELKCACVGGGSNVPLGFISLTENLVMMAMGIWMIANVLTGTTMPT
- a CDS encoding metal-sensitive transcriptional regulator, yielding MKQDKQRTLDRLSRLEGQVRGVARMVEEDRYCVDILAQTAAVRSALKAVERLVLENHARHCVEEAIAEGPDAQREKFNELIALLQKAQG
- a CDS encoding cytochrome c, with the protein product MHLEVPSIVAEGAKIYAAECAVCHGVNLEGQPNWRVRGPDGLLPAPPHDETGHTWHHDGETLFNLTKYGLGEMIGDPDYESAMPAFDYVLTEAEIAAVLSYIKSTWPSDIRPPRGDGALTKHLSGLTLGPFAAGRSVR